A single bacterium DNA region contains:
- a CDS encoding efflux RND transporter permease subunit — MNIAGLFIRRPIATTLLMAAVVMFGVMGYRTLPVSDLPNVDYPTVQVRASLSGADPETMASAVATPLEKQFSTIAGIDSMTSSSSQGSATIVLTFALDRDIDAAAQDVQAAIAQTMRSLPQDITPPSYQKVNPADDPILFLALTSKTLQLSTLSEYGENLMAQRISMVQGVAQVQVYGSQKYAVRVQVDPRRLAVKQIGIDEVSNAIDQGNVNMPTGTLWGAEKALTLRASGQLEDADAFRQLIVAYRGGAPVRLDDVGRVLDSVQNDKTAAWFTNEGVASRGVILAIQRQPGTNTVAVAKAVRQTLDVLRQQLPASVSVDVLYDRSESIKDSVNDVQWTLLLTFVLVVLVIFFFLRNVSATVIPSLALPMSVIGTFAVMKAFGYNIDNLSLMALTLSLGFVVDDAIVMLENIVRHVEMGKRPMQAALDGAAEIGFTILSMTISLAAVFLPLIFMPGVIGRLFREFSITIVSAILISGVVSLTLTPMMCSRFIRSSHDTAHGRFFNFTERGYQFFLGLYVRSLAWFTRHRRVALAASLAIMAGTVGLFRLVPKGLFPIEDTGRLSIITEAAEGTSFEAMVPHQQALMEIVAKEPNIESFMSSAGGGPGGGSSNQGRMFIKLRDRRERTADGAQVVEGLRGRLAQVPGIRAFPQVPPTIRLPGASSKSLYQYTLQGQDLDELYAVAPQLEAKLRELPGLQDVTSDLLLKNPEVTIEIDRDRAAALGVSAQQIENSLYYAYGARQVSTIYTPTNQYQVILQTLPEYQRDPAALDLLSIRTAKGELVPLSTLATMRAGLGPLTVNHAGQLPAVTLAFNTKPGVALGDAVKQVEGVARGVLPQTVTGSFSGTAQAFKASQAGLLALLVLAVLVIYLVLGILYESFVHPLTILSGLPFAGFGALLTLLVFRQELSVYSYVGLIMLIGVVKKNAIMMIDFALEAERKEGKAPLDAILEACAIRFRPIMMTTMCALFGTLPIALGLGAGAESRRPLGLAVVGGLAFSQFITLYVTPVFYTYFDGLQHRVRRLLGMKEKPTGPVAA; from the coding sequence TTGAACATCGCCGGCCTCTTCATTCGCCGGCCCATCGCGACCACGCTGCTGATGGCCGCGGTCGTCATGTTCGGGGTCATGGGCTACCGCACCCTCCCGGTGAGCGACCTGCCCAACGTCGACTACCCCACGGTGCAGGTGCGCGCCAGTCTCTCCGGGGCCGACCCGGAGACGATGGCCTCCGCGGTCGCCACCCCGCTGGAGAAGCAGTTCTCGACGATCGCCGGCATCGACTCGATGACCTCGTCGTCGAGCCAGGGCTCGGCGACGATCGTGCTGACCTTCGCGCTCGACCGCGACATCGACGCCGCCGCCCAGGACGTGCAGGCCGCGATCGCCCAGACCATGCGCAGCCTGCCGCAGGACATCACGCCGCCGTCGTACCAGAAGGTCAATCCGGCCGACGACCCGATCCTGTTCCTGGCGCTGACCTCGAAGACGCTCCAGCTCTCCACGCTCAGCGAGTACGGCGAGAACCTGATGGCCCAGCGGATCTCGATGGTCCAGGGCGTGGCCCAGGTGCAGGTCTACGGCTCGCAGAAGTACGCGGTGCGCGTCCAGGTCGACCCGCGCCGGCTGGCCGTGAAGCAGATCGGCATCGACGAGGTCTCGAACGCGATCGACCAGGGGAACGTGAACATGCCGACCGGCACCCTCTGGGGCGCGGAGAAGGCGCTGACGCTGCGCGCCTCCGGGCAGCTCGAAGATGCCGATGCCTTCCGCCAGCTGATCGTCGCCTATCGCGGCGGCGCGCCGGTGCGCCTCGACGACGTCGGCCGCGTGCTCGACAGCGTCCAGAACGACAAGACCGCCGCCTGGTTCACGAACGAGGGCGTCGCGAGCCGTGGCGTCATCCTGGCGATCCAGCGCCAGCCCGGCACCAACACCGTCGCCGTAGCGAAGGCAGTGCGCCAGACCCTCGACGTGCTGCGCCAGCAGCTGCCGGCGTCGGTGAGCGTGGACGTGCTCTACGACCGCTCCGAGTCGATCAAGGACTCGGTGAACGACGTGCAGTGGACGCTGCTGCTGACCTTCGTGCTCGTGGTGCTGGTGATCTTCTTCTTCCTGCGCAACGTCTCGGCCACCGTGATCCCGAGCCTCGCGCTGCCGATGAGCGTCATCGGCACGTTCGCCGTCATGAAGGCCTTCGGCTACAACATCGACAACCTCTCGCTGATGGCGCTCACGCTCTCGCTCGGCTTCGTCGTCGACGACGCGATCGTGATGCTCGAGAACATCGTGCGCCACGTCGAGATGGGCAAGAGACCGATGCAGGCCGCGCTGGATGGCGCGGCGGAGATCGGCTTCACGATCCTCTCGATGACGATCTCGCTGGCCGCGGTCTTCCTGCCGCTGATCTTCATGCCCGGGGTCATCGGCCGGCTCTTCCGCGAGTTCTCGATCACGATCGTCTCGGCGATCCTGATCTCCGGCGTCGTCTCGCTGACGCTGACGCCGATGATGTGCAGCCGCTTCATCCGCAGCTCGCACGACACCGCGCACGGCCGCTTCTTCAATTTCACCGAGCGCGGCTACCAGTTCTTCCTCGGCCTCTATGTCCGCAGTCTCGCCTGGTTCACGCGCCACCGTCGCGTCGCGCTGGCGGCTTCGCTGGCGATCATGGCCGGCACGGTCGGGCTCTTCAGGCTCGTCCCCAAGGGCCTCTTCCCGATCGAGGACACCGGCCGGCTCTCGATCATCACCGAGGCCGCCGAGGGGACCTCCTTCGAAGCGATGGTGCCGCACCAGCAGGCGTTGATGGAGATCGTCGCGAAGGAGCCGAACATCGAGTCCTTCATGTCCTCCGCGGGCGGCGGGCCGGGCGGCGGCAGCTCGAACCAGGGACGGATGTTCATCAAGCTGCGCGACCGGCGCGAGCGCACGGCAGACGGCGCCCAGGTCGTCGAGGGCCTGCGCGGCAGGCTGGCGCAGGTCCCGGGCATCCGCGCGTTCCCGCAGGTGCCCCCGACGATCCGCCTGCCCGGCGCATCGAGCAAGAGCCTCTACCAGTACACGCTCCAGGGTCAGGACCTCGACGAGCTGTACGCGGTCGCGCCGCAGCTCGAGGCGAAGCTGCGCGAGCTGCCCGGCCTCCAGGACGTGACGAGCGACCTGCTGCTGAAGAACCCCGAGGTCACCATCGAGATCGACCGCGATCGCGCGGCGGCGCTCGGCGTCAGCGCCCAGCAGATCGAGAACTCCCTCTACTACGCCTACGGCGCGCGGCAGGTCTCGACGATCTACACCCCCACGAACCAGTACCAGGTGATCCTGCAGACGCTGCCGGAGTACCAGCGCGACCCCGCGGCGCTGGACCTGCTGTCGATCCGCACCGCGAAGGGCGAGCTGGTGCCGCTCTCGACCCTGGCCACGATGCGGGCGGGCCTCGGGCCGCTCACCGTCAACCACGCCGGGCAGCTGCCGGCGGTCACGCTGGCCTTCAACACGAAGCCCGGCGTCGCGCTCGGGGACGCGGTGAAGCAGGTGGAAGGAGTGGCCCGGGGCGTGCTGCCCCAGACCGTCACCGGGAGCTTCTCGGGGACGGCCCAGGCCTTCAAGGCGTCGCAGGCCGGGCTGCTGGCCCTGCTGGTGCTGGCGGTCCTGGTGATCTACCTCGTGCTCGGCATCCTGTACGAGAGCTTCGTGCACCCGCTGACGATCCTCTCCGGACTGCCGTTCGCCGGCTTCGGTGCGCTGCTGACGCTGCTGGTCTTCCGGCAGGAGCTGTCGGTCTACAGCTACGTCGGCCTGATCATGCTCATCGGCGTCGTCAAGAAGAACGCCATCATGATGATCGACTTCGCGCTGGAGGCCGAGCGCAAGGAAGGCAAGGCGCCGCTGGACGCCATCCTCGAGGCCTGCGCCATCCGCTTCCGCCCGATCATGATGACCACGATGTGCGCGCTCTTCGGCACGCTGCCGATCGCGCTCGGCCTCGGCGCCGGCGCCGAAAGCCGCCGCCCGCTCGGCCTCGCCGTCGTCGGCGGGCTGGCCTTCTCGCAGTTCATCACGCTGTACGTGACGCCGGTCTTCTACACCTACTTCGATGGCCTGCAGCACCGGGTGCGGCGGCTCCTCGGGATGAAAGAGAAGCCCACCGGCCCCGTCGCGGCCTGA